A portion of the Acidisarcina polymorpha genome contains these proteins:
- a CDS encoding AraC family transcriptional regulator, giving the protein MSVATLAYEYPSRFQVPEHAHGSDQLIYAISGLMEVSSGQSIWVIPPHFALWIPARTRHRIHMAGPVSMRTLYLRAGLTARLEPRCCAVLHVTPLLRELIVETVRLGQLRVRNRYEYALRDLLISQLQRASPLPTFVTMPREARALAIAQRILRDPAESKAMAALCAEVGVSVRTIERVFLKELGIGFESWRRQVRLTKAVELLVSGSSIKEVAYTVGYCQPSAFVEMFRRTLGTTPKAWIIALESLGHESTNSHTSLPLPPLPRSL; this is encoded by the coding sequence GTGTCTGTTGCAACGCTCGCTTACGAGTACCCTTCCAGGTTTCAGGTGCCAGAACACGCACATGGGTCGGATCAACTGATCTATGCGATCAGCGGCCTCATGGAAGTCTCTTCCGGTCAGAGCATCTGGGTGATTCCGCCGCATTTTGCGCTTTGGATCCCAGCACGGACCCGTCACCGGATTCACATGGCGGGCCCAGTTTCGATGCGCACGCTTTATCTAAGAGCGGGCCTGACTGCGCGATTAGAGCCGCGTTGTTGCGCCGTGCTGCACGTCACACCTCTGCTGCGAGAACTCATCGTCGAGACCGTGCGCCTGGGTCAACTTCGTGTACGGAATCGCTACGAGTATGCTCTTCGCGACCTGCTGATTTCCCAGCTTCAGCGCGCCTCCCCGCTACCAACGTTTGTGACGATGCCACGAGAAGCGAGGGCGCTTGCTATAGCTCAGAGAATCTTGCGGGATCCGGCTGAGTCGAAGGCGATGGCGGCTCTATGCGCCGAAGTGGGCGTCAGCGTCAGGACGATTGAGAGGGTCTTTCTCAAGGAGCTCGGCATCGGCTTTGAATCTTGGCGACGACAGGTTCGGTTGACCAAAGCCGTGGAGCTGCTGGTTTCGGGTTCCTCCATCAAGGAGGTAGCCTACACGGTCGGCTATTGTCAGCCGAGTGCTTTTGTAGAAATGTTCCGCCGGACCTTGGGAACAACTCCGAAGGCATGGATTATCGCTTTAGAAAGCCTTGGCCATGAATCCACAAACTCGCACACAAGCCTTCCTTTGCCGCCACTTCCGCGGAGCCTGTAA
- a CDS encoding VOC family protein, whose translation MSQRSGLGKYNIIGFVSIVDVNRAKVFYRDTLGLQLVMEEPPFALVFDANGIMLRLGMAKEIPPAHGTVLGWQVPEITEAVKDLAQAGVRFERYPGMDQDELNVWTSPTGAKVAWFKDPDGNILSISEHPELKN comes from the coding sequence ATGTCACAACGCTCCGGACTTGGCAAGTACAACATCATCGGATTCGTTTCTATCGTTGACGTAAACCGCGCGAAGGTCTTCTATCGCGATACGCTGGGACTGCAGCTGGTAATGGAAGAACCGCCGTTCGCACTGGTCTTTGACGCCAATGGCATCATGCTTCGACTGGGAATGGCCAAAGAAATCCCGCCGGCCCATGGCACGGTTCTGGGTTGGCAAGTCCCGGAGATTACCGAAGCCGTTAAGGATTTGGCACAAGCCGGAGTTCGCTTTGAGCGCTATCCGGGTATGGATCAGGATGAGCTGAACGTCTGGACTTCACCCACTGGCGCAAAGGTCGCCTGGTTTAAAGACCCGGACGGGAATATTCTGAGCATCTCAGAACATCCTGAGCTGAAGAACTGA